One genomic region from Drosophila gunungcola strain Sukarami chromosome 2L unlocalized genomic scaffold, Dgunungcola_SK_2 000052F, whole genome shotgun sequence encodes:
- the LOC128253578 gene encoding equilibrative nucleoside transporter 2 yields MPGSSDTRRLVDEDDDEILGTEGSFVPAFRPQDHQADERCLLERQQDEVVLISNEPATGRNFTSFVFSLLGIGTMTPWNFFVTAEDYWKYKFRNVSINVTDLDEELTPLQKSFTCDLALTATISGTIFLLLNAVYGHHVSLRFKMLGTLSIILVLFGVTTGFVEVNTDTWQEQFFLITLIIVVLLNISAATMSGALYGVVGLFPSEYITAVVSGQALGGVLTALAFILVLALDTGPNTTAFIFFILGGVLILLCIVCYVIMARQPFFRYYLEGGDKYKVIRAVPSHSRNEGAEGLPLEPILRQVMSKIYLHVICMALLYTTTLSVYPAVTVLMQSEHEHSEWTDVYYLPVVNYLIFNCGDYFGRILTGWIERPFNQNTSLLFIVIRMAFVPFFLCSNSSEHNFLPILVKHDYSFIAMMVMFSLSNGYFTNILLIMAPRSVKQHEKELASSIMAAALSCGMAVGSLLSLVFVQML; encoded by the exons ATGCCAGGAAGTAGTGACACACGGCGACTGGTGGACGAGGATGATGATGAGATCCTGGGCACGGAGGGCAGCTTTGTGCCCGCCTTTCGGCCGCAGGACCACCAGGCAGATGAGCGGTGCCTGCTTGAGCGCCAGCAGGACGAAGTGGTCCTGATCTCCAATGAACCCGCCACCGGAAGGAACTTCACCTCGTTTGTGTTCTCCCTGTTGGGCATTGGCACCATGACCCCCTGGAACTTCTTTGTCACCGCTGAAGAT TATTGGAAGTACAAATTCCGGAATGTCTCGATTAATGTCACGGATCTGGACGAAGAACTCACCCCGCTGCAGAAGAGCTTCACCTGCGATTTGGCCCTGACGGCCACTATTTCGGGCACAATCTTCCTGCTGCTAAATGCCGTTTACGGCCACCATGTGTCCCTGCGCTTTAAGATGCTGGGCACGCTTTCGATTATCCTTGTCCTGTTCGGGGTCACCACTGGCTTCGTGGAGGTTAATACGGACACGTGGCAGGAGCAGTTCTTCCTGATCACGCTCATCATAGTGGTGCTGCTGAACA TATCTGCGGCCACCATGTCGGGGGCCCTTTACGGAGTCGTAGGACTCTTTCCGTCCGAGTACATCACCGCTGTGGTCAGCGGACAGGCCCTCGGCGGCGTCCTCACTGCCTTGGCCTTTATACTAGTTCTTGCTTTGGACACGGGCCCCAATACCACCGCCTTCATCTTCTTCATCCTGGGCGGAGTGCTTATTTTGCTCTGCATTGTGTGCTACGTGATCATGGCGCGTCAGCCCTTCTTCAGGTATTACCTAGAGGGTGGCGACAAGTACAAGGTCATTCGAGCAGTGCCGTCGCACAGCCGCAATGAAGGAGCCGAGGGCTTGCCGCTCGAGCCAATTCTGAGGCAGGTCATGTCAAAAATATATCTGCATGTGATTTGTATGGCACTGCTCTACACCACCACACTGTCGGTCTATCCGGCAGTTACAGTGCTAATGCAGTCGGAGCATGAGCACAGCGAGTGGACAG ATGTTTACTACCTGCCCGTGGTCAACTATCTGATCTTCAACTGTGGCGACTACTTTGGGCGTATTTTGACTGGCTGGATAGAGCGACCCTTCAACCAGAATACTTCGCTGCTTTTTATTGTAATTCGCATGGCGTTCGTTCCGTTCTTCTTGTGCTCCAACTCCAGCGAACACAATTTTCTGCCGATTTTGGTGAAGCACGACTACTCCTTTATTGCGATGATGGTCATGTTTTCCTTGTCCAACGGCTATTTTACCAACATACTGCTCATCATGGCGCCAAGAAGCGTGAAGCAGCACGAAAAGGAGCTTGCGTCCTCTATTATGGCTGCCGCTTTGAGCTGCGGCATGGCTGTGGGGTCGCTGCTCAGCCTGGTCTTTGTTCAGATGTTGTga